Proteins encoded together in one Penaeus vannamei isolate JL-2024 chromosome 9, ASM4276789v1, whole genome shotgun sequence window:
- the Rpn1 gene encoding 26S proteasome non-ATPase regulatory subunit 2: MPQDTTKTEKKENKKDEEKKDGDLKEELSEEDRLLQEELNMLVERLQESNADLYKPALEQIRSLIRSSTTSMTSVPKPLKFMRPHYQTMKDIHNNIKDNALKKFAADIVSVLAMTMSEDRECLKYRLLGQRGDIGDWGHEYVRHLAGEIAQEWETLGEDDDARRAELISEAHVIVPYHMQHNAEAEACDLLMEMEQLELLTSQDYVDKDAYSRVCLYLTSCVPYVPDPENTNLINTALQLYRKFGQYPQAMRLALQLHDFDLIKQLFDECPDKLVRMQVAFMLGRQQVFLELPEDMDDYEDLTEILSNSHLNTHFLSLGRELDIMDPKTPEDIYKSHLENNRPTFGPGQVDSARQNLASSFVNGFVNAAFGTDKLLTEDGNKWLYKNKEHGMLSATASLGLILLWDVDGGLTQIDKYLYSSEDFIKSGALLACGIVNSGVRNECDPALALLSDYIGHKTMVIRIGAILGLGLAYSGSNREAVLNVLTPVLSDEKSSLEVVGITALACGMIAVGTTNQLVVEALVTTLLAKSETELKDTYARFISLGLALAYLGCQDKCEVVLSCIENLPAPFRQMTATLIEVCAYAGTGNVLKVQEMLHICTDHYDQEETKSKDKKDKDKDKKEDKDKDKKEEKDKAEEKEVDLSSQQAVAVLGIALIAMGEDIGAEMSFRQFGNLLRYCEPVIRRAVPLALGLISVSNPRLNILDTLSKFSHDSDTDVAHNAIFAMGLVGAGTNNARLAAMLRQLAQYHAKDPNNLFMVRLAQGLTHLGKGTMTLSPYHSNRQLMSPVAVAGLLATCMAFLDTKTLILGKSHYLLYCLVTAIQPRMLVTFDEQLNPLPVSVRVGQAVDVVGQAGKPKTITGFQTHTTPVLLAHGERAELATDEYLPLTSIMEGFVILKKNPDYET; the protein is encoded by the exons ATGCCGCAAGACACGACCAAAaccgagaagaaagagaacaagaaagacgaggagaagaaagatggcgATCTCAAAGAGGAATTG TCTGAAGAGGACAGACtgctgcaggaggagctgaaCATGCTGGTAGAGCGGCTACAGGAATCCAATGCTGACCTTTACAAGCCAGCCCTGGAGCAGATCCGCTCTCTTATCCGCTCCTCCACTACATCCATGACCAGCGTCCCCAAACCGCTCAAGTTCATGAGGCCGCACTACCAGACCATGAAG GACATACACAACAACATCAAAGACAATGCCCTAAAGAAGTTTGCGGCTGACATTGTCTCTGTCTTGGCCATGACTATGTCTGAGGATCGCGAATGTCTAAAGTACCGCTTGCTGGGACAACGTGGAGACATTGGAGACTGGGGCCATGAATATGTCAG ACACTTGGCTGGAGAAATCGCACAGGAATGGGAGACAttgggtgaggatgatgatgccaGGAGAGCTGAGTTGATCAGTGAAGCCCACGTCATTGTCCCATACCACATGCAGCACAATGCAGAGGCAGAGGCGTGTGACCTGCTCATGGAAATGGAACAGCTGGAGCTCCTCACTTCACAGGATTATGTTGATAAG gaTGCCTACTCTCGGGTGTGCTTGTACCTGACCAGCTGTGTACCTTACGTCCCAGACCCTGAGAACACCAACCTGATCAACACGGCACTTCAGCTGTATCGCAAATTTGGGCAATACCCACAGGCCATGAGACTGGCTCTCCAACTCCATGACTTTGACCTCATTAAACAGCTATTTGATGAATGCCCAGACAAGCTG GTGAGAATGCAAGTGGCCTTCATGCTGGGCCGTCAGCAGGTGTTCCTGGAGCTGCCAGAGGACATGGATGACTACGAAGACCTGACAGAGATCCTATCCAACTCCCACCTGaacactcacttcctctcccttggtCGTGAG CTGGATATCATGGACCCCAAAACCCCAGAGGACATTTACAAGTCTCACCTGGAGAACAACCGACCCACCTTTGGCCCTGGCCAGGTTGACTCTGCCCGCCAGAATCTCGCTTCCTCCTTTGTCAATGGCTTTGTAAATGCTGCCTTTGGAACAGACAAGCTTCTTACAGAGGACGGAAATAAGTGGCTGTACAAAAATAAGGAACATG GTATGTTGAGTGCAACAGCTTCACTTGGTCTGATCTTACTGTGGGATGTTGACGGAGGCCTGACACAGATTGACAAGTACCTTTACTCCTCTGAGGACTTCATTAAGTCTGGTGCCCTTCTGGCCTGTGGCATTGTCAACAGTGGTGTGAGGAATGAATGTGACCCTGCTCTTGCCTTGCTCTCGGACTACATCGGACATAAAACTATG GTCATTCGTATTGGAGCCATCCTTGGACTGGGGCTGGCTTACTCTGGAAGCAACAGAGAAGCAGTCCTTAACGTCCTCACTCCAGTTCTGTCTGATGAGAAGAGCTCTTTAGAGGTAGTGGGCATCACTGCTCTGGCATGTGGAATGATTGCAGTGGGTACAACAAACCAGCTGGTTGTGGAGGCTCTAGTCACGACACTTTTGGCTAAATCTGAGACTGAACTTAAGGACACATATGCCAGATTCATTTCCCTTGGACTTGCTCTTGCATACCTTG GTTGCCAAGACAAGTGTGAGGTGGTCCTCTCCTGCATCGAAAACCTGCCTGCCCCCTTCCGTCAGATGACAGCCACCCTGATTGAAGTCTGTGCTTATGCTGGAACTGGTAATGTTTTGAag GTCCAGGAAATGCTCCACATCTGCACTGATCACTATGACCAAGAGGAAACAAAATCCAAGGATAAGAAGGACAAGGataaggacaagaaggaggacaaagataaagataagaaagaggagaaagataaggcaGAAGAAAAGGAGGTTGATCTCTCATCACAGCAAGCTGTTGCTGTCTTAG gtATTGCACTTATTGCCATGGGTGAGGATATTGGAGCAGAGATGTCGTTCCGCCAGTTTGGCAACCTGTTGCGCTATTGTGAGCCAGTTATTAGAAGAGCTGTTCCTCTTGCCCTTGGCCTCATCTCTGTTTCAAACCCAAGGCTCAACATCCTGGACACTCTTAGCAAGTTCTCCCATGACTCAGACACTGATGTGGCTCACAATGCTATCTTTGCTATGGGTCTTGTAGGGGCAGGAACAAATAATGCCAG GCTAGCAGCCATGCTCAGACAACTGGCCCAGTACCATGCTAAAGACCCGAACAACCTGTTCATGGTCCGTCTGGCACAAGGCTTGACTCATCTAGGTAAAGGAACCATGACTCTGTCTCCCTACCACAGCAACAGGCAGCTTATGTCACCAGTTGCTGTTGCAGGTCTCCTGGCCACCTGTATGGCATTCCTTGATACCAAGACCT TAATCCTAGGCAAGAGCCACTATCTGCTGTACTGCCTTGTCACAGCGATTCAGCCACGCATGTTGGTCACTTTTGATGAACAGCTAAACCCACTCCCAGTATCTGTTCGTGTTGGTCAG gCTGTCGATGTGGTTGGGCAAGCAGGCAAGCCCAAAACAATCACCGGTTTCCAAACGCATACAACGCCAGTCTTGCTTGCACATGGAGAAAGGGCAGAGCTTGCCACTGATGAGTACCTTCCCCTCACATCTATCATGGAGGGCTTCGTAATTCTTAAGAAAAATCCAGACTACGAGACATAG